The following proteins come from a genomic window of Myroides odoratus DSM 2801:
- a CDS encoding 3-hydroxyacyl-ACP dehydratase FabZ family protein, which produces MNNSFYILDYIPHCYPYRFIDSISEISKSHVIGKCFLSSESFFYKGHFPQSPITPGYIITEIMAQIGVLALGIYLNKENIQKINAAFLTSTNVKFFNISYPNDTITVKSKLIYYKLNTIKCKIEAYNQHELLLCKGVLTGKIK; this is translated from the coding sequence ATGAATAACTCTTTTTATATCTTAGATTATATTCCACATTGTTATCCTTATCGTTTTATTGATTCTATTAGCGAGATAAGTAAATCACATGTTATAGGAAAATGTTTTTTATCAAGTGAATCATTTTTCTATAAAGGGCATTTTCCTCAGAGCCCCATTACACCTGGTTACATAATCACAGAAATAATGGCACAAATAGGTGTATTGGCATTAGGCATCTATTTAAATAAAGAAAACATACAGAAAATAAATGCTGCATTCCTAACAAGTACAAATGTCAAATTTTTTAATATCAGCTATCCCAATGATACAATAACAGTAAAATCAAAACTTATTTACTACAAACTAAATACAATTAAATGCAAAATAGAAGCCTACAATCAACATGAATTACTGTTATGTAAAGGTGTACTGACAGGAAAAATCAAGTAA
- a CDS encoding AsnC family protein: protein MKILIVESNLMVVEGYISILGKKKHTFLNTTNCEDFFTLFETILDLDLAIITYDLVGVSENKLVSVSDCVLVIKRNIPYCKIILLSESEKALALYTMYKTIETDALIVQSDFTKELLLDLVESNKYTLPYLSPLAEGAIQTIIKNNTLLDSKNRRIIALLSQGYRIYQLSDEILLSRSAIQKRVSKMMVAFNVKDYQELLAVLRVCKII from the coding sequence ATGAAAATATTGATCGTTGAAAGTAATCTTATGGTAGTGGAAGGATATATTTCTATTCTTGGAAAGAAGAAGCATACTTTTTTAAATACAACAAATTGTGAAGATTTTTTTACTCTTTTTGAAACAATATTAGATCTCGACCTAGCCATTATTACATATGACCTTGTTGGAGTTTCTGAAAATAAGCTAGTATCAGTTTCTGATTGTGTTTTAGTAATCAAAAGAAATATTCCCTATTGTAAGATTATCTTGCTGTCAGAAAGTGAAAAAGCACTTGCGTTGTATACAATGTATAAAACAATAGAGACAGATGCTTTAATTGTTCAATCAGACTTTACGAAAGAGTTGTTATTAGATCTGGTGGAATCCAATAAATATACCTTGCCTTATTTAAGTCCTTTGGCAGAAGGAGCAATTCAAACAATAATTAAAAATAACACATTACTCGATTCAAAAAATAGGCGCATCATTGCGTTGTTGTCACAGGGTTATCGGATTTATCAGTTAAGTGATGAAATTTTGTTGAGTAGGAGCGCAATTCAAAAAAGGGTATCTAAAATGATGGTAGCATTTAATGTCAAAGACTATCAAGAATTGTTAGCTGTGCTGAGAGTATGTAAGATAATTTAA
- a CDS encoding NAD(P)-dependent oxidoreductase gives MRVLANDGIPENNKQALESLGFEIKEVRVAHEQLVAYTKKNEIEVLLVQQGTLLNKTMIDELKHLKAIVFAGVVVNLELIDHIKSNGITVIWAEESLANATAEMVLAHLFSGTRLLQEANRNMPLEGDTMFKSLQQSYSSGIEVSGKTLGIIGMNLAGQFLAQKALGLGMHVVYTDNSTPKVKTEFELPNGIVFPVAMESMAMEELLEQAHFISVHTKYFQRYIVNKESFEKAENLIGVINCAYPEAINEVDLVDEVNKETILFAGLDRFEEEPHPVIQVLMQPAFSLSPNIATATHESQHAVWSEITVKIKDLLN, from the coding sequence ATGAGAGTATTAGCCAATGATGGTATACCAGAAAATAATAAACAAGCATTAGAATCGTTAGGATTTGAAATAAAAGAAGTACGTGTAGCGCATGAACAACTTGTAGCTTACACAAAAAAAAATGAGATTGAGGTTTTGTTAGTACAGCAAGGTACGTTGTTGAACAAAACGATGATTGACGAATTAAAACATTTAAAAGCCATTGTTTTCGCAGGGGTTGTAGTGAATTTAGAACTTATTGATCACATCAAGAGTAATGGAATTACTGTAATTTGGGCAGAAGAATCGTTGGCGAATGCAACGGCAGAAATGGTGTTGGCTCACTTATTTAGTGGGACAAGGTTACTACAAGAAGCAAATCGAAATATGCCCTTGGAAGGGGATACGATGTTTAAATCATTACAACAATCGTATAGCTCTGGTATTGAGGTGTCAGGAAAAACCTTGGGAATTATAGGGATGAACCTAGCAGGACAGTTTTTAGCACAAAAAGCGCTAGGATTGGGTATGCACGTTGTTTATACGGATAATTCTACACCGAAAGTCAAAACAGAGTTTGAGTTGCCTAATGGAATTGTGTTTCCTGTAGCGATGGAATCCATGGCCATGGAGGAGTTACTTGAACAAGCGCATTTTATCTCTGTTCATACAAAATACTTTCAGCGCTATATCGTGAATAAAGAGTCGTTTGAAAAAGCGGAGAACCTCATAGGTGTAATCAATTGTGCTTATCCAGAGGCTATTAATGAAGTTGATTTAGTTGATGAGGTAAACAAAGAAACCATCCTTTTTGCCGGGTTAGATCGATTCGAAGAAGAGCCACATCCTGTGATTCAAGTATTGATGCAACCTGCTTTTTCACTGTCACCGAATATCGCAACAGCAACTCATGAAAGTCAGCATGCTGTTTGGTCTGAAATAACTGTTAAAATAAAAGATTTGTTGAATTAA
- the serC gene encoding 3-phosphoserine/phosphohydroxythreonine transaminase: MKAVHNFCAGPSLLPQTVYEQAAQAVLNFENTGMSILSISHRSKEFIAALEEARHLSLELLGLDKKGYVALFLQGGASMEFLRIPYNLMQQKAAYINTGTWSSKAIEQAQMLGEVKVVASSEDQHFSYIPKEVRVEEAVDYLHFTSNNTIYGTQFNYLPQTNAPLVCDMSSDIYSREFAYDQIDLIYAGAQKNIGSAGVSLIITKEEILGKTKRVIPQMLDYQEHIAKDSLYHTANVFAVYTCLLNLRWLKQQGGVAAIEVINNKKAALLYQTLDELDFVSGTAAIEDRSKMNVTFTFKDEQLNPIFDQLCTEAQITNIKGHRSVGGYRASLYNAVSLSSVETLTTVLQQMKTLV, from the coding sequence ATGAAAGCAGTACATAACTTTTGTGCAGGACCTAGTTTGTTGCCTCAAACGGTATACGAACAAGCGGCTCAGGCTGTTCTCAATTTTGAAAATACAGGAATGTCGATTCTCTCTATTTCACATCGCAGTAAAGAATTTATTGCTGCATTGGAAGAAGCGAGGCATTTGAGTTTAGAGCTATTGGGATTGGACAAGAAAGGGTATGTCGCTTTATTCTTACAAGGAGGAGCAAGCATGGAGTTTTTGCGTATTCCCTATAATTTAATGCAACAAAAAGCAGCTTATATCAATACAGGTACTTGGTCTAGTAAAGCAATTGAACAAGCGCAAATGCTTGGAGAAGTAAAGGTAGTAGCGAGTTCTGAAGATCAGCATTTTTCCTATATTCCAAAAGAGGTACGAGTAGAAGAGGCGGTTGATTACCTTCATTTTACCTCGAATAATACGATTTATGGAACACAGTTTAATTACCTCCCACAGACGAATGCACCGCTAGTCTGTGATATGAGCTCGGATATTTATTCACGCGAATTTGCTTACGATCAGATTGATTTAATCTACGCAGGGGCACAGAAAAATATTGGTTCAGCAGGTGTTAGTTTGATTATTACCAAAGAGGAAATTCTTGGAAAAACTAAGAGAGTCATTCCGCAAATGCTGGATTATCAAGAACATATTGCTAAAGATAGTTTATATCATACAGCCAATGTTTTTGCCGTTTATACGTGTTTGTTAAACCTGAGATGGCTGAAACAACAAGGTGGAGTTGCAGCGATTGAAGTCATCAACAATAAAAAAGCAGCGTTGTTATACCAAACGTTGGATGAACTAGATTTTGTATCTGGAACAGCAGCAATAGAAGATCGATCGAAGATGAATGTTACATTTACGTTCAAGGATGAACAACTGAATCCTATATTTGACCAGCTGTGTACGGAAGCTCAGATTACCAATATTAAGGGACATCGTTCGGTAGGTGGATACCGCGCATCCTTGTATAATGCTGTATCTCTTTCAAGTGTAGAGACACTAACTACGGTATTGCAACAGATGAAGACCTTAGTCTAA
- a CDS encoding acyl-CoA reductase, with translation MDLEAKKKAFVALGDFLRQFATNEFIKSEKVEHNDAFFSSFEALIETSVHYNGWFVKEQVLLAVQSWADALTEENIVQWCSAYDFSREPLKKVGLILAGNIPLVGFHDLLSVLISGNIALVKLSSNDQKLLPFLAKYLQAVEPQFQNRLIFIEGKMEGFDAVIATGSNNTARYFDYYFNSVPHVIRKNRNSVALLTGEETPEQLVELGKDIFTFYGLGCRNVSKLFVPRGYNFDAFFQGMYEQRDVIEYERYANNYDYNKAVFLMSEFKLLDNGFLTIKEDASYASPISSIYYEYYDAIDEVVERLRKDEDKIQCIVSNELTEDSIAFGQTQHPQLWDYADQVDTLEFLLKL, from the coding sequence ATGGATTTAGAAGCTAAAAAAAAAGCATTCGTAGCGTTAGGAGATTTTTTAAGACAATTTGCTACTAATGAATTTATAAAAAGTGAAAAAGTTGAACATAATGATGCTTTTTTCTCCTCATTTGAAGCTTTAATTGAAACATCTGTACATTATAACGGATGGTTTGTAAAAGAACAAGTTCTTCTTGCCGTGCAATCTTGGGCAGATGCCCTAACGGAAGAAAATATTGTACAATGGTGCTCCGCCTATGATTTTTCGAGAGAACCTCTAAAAAAGGTAGGACTAATCTTAGCCGGAAATATTCCATTAGTAGGATTTCACGATTTATTATCTGTTTTGATTTCTGGAAATATCGCTTTGGTCAAATTATCATCAAACGATCAAAAACTTTTGCCTTTCCTAGCGAAATACTTGCAAGCCGTTGAACCTCAATTTCAAAATCGCCTGATTTTTATCGAGGGAAAAATGGAAGGATTTGACGCTGTGATTGCAACAGGGAGCAATAATACAGCTCGTTATTTTGATTATTATTTTAATTCAGTTCCGCACGTTATCCGCAAAAATAGAAATTCTGTTGCTTTGCTTACTGGTGAAGAGACGCCTGAACAATTAGTTGAATTAGGAAAAGATATTTTTACGTTTTACGGATTAGGTTGTCGCAATGTATCGAAACTATTTGTTCCTAGAGGTTATAACTTCGATGCGTTTTTTCAAGGCATGTACGAACAAAGAGACGTAATTGAATATGAGCGCTACGCAAATAATTACGATTATAATAAAGCTGTTTTCCTGATGAGTGAGTTCAAGCTATTAGACAATGGATTCTTGACTATAAAAGAAGATGCTTCGTATGCTTCACCAATCTCTTCCATCTATTATGAGTATTATGATGCTATTGATGAGGTGGTTGAACGATTGCGTAAGGATGAGGATAAAATACAGTGTATTGTATCCAATGAATTAACAGAGGATAGCATTGCCTTTGGACAAACGCAACATCCACAGCTTTGGGATTACGCAGATCAAGTGGATACGCTTGAATTTTTATTAAAATTATAA
- a CDS encoding 4Fe-4S dicluster domain-containing protein — MAIIITDECINCGACEPECPNNAIYEGADDWRYKDGTALRGTVVLPDGTEVDADAAQDPVSDEFYYIVPSKCTECKGFHEEPQCAAVCPVDCCIPDDNHVESEETLLNRQSFLHNH, encoded by the coding sequence ATGGCAATCATTATAACTGACGAATGCATAAATTGCGGTGCTTGTGAACCTGAGTGCCCAAACAATGCGATATACGAGGGAGCTGACGATTGGAGATATAAAGATGGTACAGCCTTAAGAGGAACTGTTGTTCTACCTGACGGTACAGAAGTTGACGCAGATGCTGCGCAAGATCCTGTTTCGGATGAGTTCTACTACATCGTTCCTTCTAAATGTACGGAATGTAAAGGTTTCCACGAAGAGCCACAATGTGCAGCAGTTTGTCCAGTTGATTGTTGTATTCCAGACGACAATCACGTAGAAAGTGAAGAAACACTTTTAAACAGACAATCTTTCTTACACAATCATTAA
- a CDS encoding LTA synthase family protein: MNLNLFRKTVLNGLRYFLFFVLLFALGRLVFLISYGTSEVFEHEKGKIAEAFMVGARFDVSAICYGFLPLVLFWLSSLFIPKKYELGFSKAYATFARYYLLFVTVVFLTLIIIDYFFYQFFQSHINLLFFGIFNDDTAAVLTSVWTDYPLFYIALVYVVAVIAWLYWSKYVKRKVVKPAQSRAKIYGVIGLLIFPLFFIGMRGSVGVFTLRREHTNISKNEFVNSLCYNALYSLKFANSERKDNAINPDIERELQANGFASVEEVQRSYIGESEQPLFNQALFTQTKHKEFLAQNPPNVVFLQMESMSNHYFDLNSETLNLLGDLSKELPNLYYFKNSLSAYNGTIQTLEDFILGTPKTIISQSVYFDTPFASSIALPFKQSGYETYFLTGASISWRNIDNMIKNQKFDVIQGKNFIEEKFPDAEEFAWGVHDGYLFDYIQATLKESKTPKFIFGLTISNHTPFEVPAYYQKQKITMSEEMKKKIRVDEETAYANFYSHQYAASELARFIKEIRNSPLGENTIIVASGDHNIRQVFEYTPEEGFLKRSVPILMYIPEKYKPAFFDANVLASHKDIFPTIFNLALSDASYFYTGDDLFDPAVEHRFALNDYSFIADDKGAIAIENNQPYYYTWVDQGRRKLKVGDNSSSHALYLQHKMQAYTVMKTVEIYKSINQHQKSN, from the coding sequence ATGAATCTTAACCTTTTTCGAAAAACAGTCCTGAATGGATTGCGATATTTTTTATTTTTTGTTTTATTATTCGCACTTGGACGATTGGTATTTCTAATCAGTTACGGTACTTCAGAAGTTTTTGAGCATGAAAAAGGAAAGATTGCAGAGGCGTTTATGGTTGGAGCTCGCTTTGATGTATCTGCCATCTGTTATGGTTTTTTACCGCTTGTGCTTTTTTGGTTGAGTTCGCTGTTTATTCCTAAGAAATATGAACTAGGTTTTAGTAAAGCCTATGCGACTTTTGCTCGCTATTATTTGTTATTTGTAACCGTTGTCTTTTTGACGCTAATTATCATAGATTACTTCTTTTATCAGTTTTTCCAATCGCATATCAACCTATTATTCTTCGGAATTTTTAATGATGATACCGCTGCGGTATTAACTTCCGTTTGGACGGATTATCCACTATTTTATATCGCATTGGTTTATGTAGTTGCCGTGATTGCTTGGCTATATTGGAGTAAATATGTGAAGCGCAAGGTGGTGAAACCTGCCCAATCTCGTGCGAAAATTTATGGCGTGATTGGGTTATTGATTTTTCCTTTGTTCTTTATCGGAATGAGGGGAAGTGTAGGGGTATTTACTTTGCGAAGAGAGCATACGAATATTTCCAAAAATGAATTTGTCAATTCGTTGTGTTATAATGCTTTATATTCTTTGAAATTTGCTAATTCAGAACGAAAAGACAATGCCATCAACCCAGATATTGAACGTGAATTACAAGCTAATGGTTTTGCTAGTGTTGAGGAAGTGCAGCGTAGTTATATCGGAGAAAGCGAACAGCCTTTGTTTAACCAAGCGTTGTTTACGCAAACAAAACACAAGGAATTCTTAGCTCAAAATCCACCAAATGTTGTGTTTCTACAAATGGAAAGTATGAGTAATCACTACTTTGATTTGAATAGCGAAACTTTAAATTTACTTGGAGATTTAAGCAAAGAATTGCCTAATCTATACTATTTTAAAAACAGCTTATCTGCTTATAATGGGACAATTCAAACCTTGGAGGATTTTATTTTAGGTACTCCAAAAACGATTATTTCTCAATCCGTTTATTTTGATACTCCTTTTGCTAGTTCGATTGCTTTGCCTTTCAAACAGAGTGGATATGAAACTTACTTTTTAACAGGGGCTAGTATTTCGTGGAGAAATATTGATAATATGATTAAGAACCAAAAGTTTGATGTGATTCAAGGGAAAAATTTCATTGAAGAGAAATTCCCAGATGCAGAAGAATTTGCTTGGGGGGTTCACGATGGTTATCTCTTTGATTATATTCAAGCTACCTTGAAAGAATCAAAAACACCTAAATTCATTTTTGGATTGACCATTAGTAATCATACTCCTTTTGAAGTGCCAGCTTACTACCAAAAGCAAAAGATTACGATGAGTGAAGAGATGAAGAAAAAAATTAGAGTAGATGAGGAAACAGCCTATGCTAACTTTTATTCGCATCAATATGCAGCTTCAGAACTGGCTCGTTTCATTAAGGAAATTCGCAATTCTCCTTTAGGAGAAAATACCATTATTGTAGCTTCTGGAGATCATAATATTCGTCAAGTTTTTGAGTATACACCAGAGGAAGGCTTTTTGAAAAGAAGCGTACCCATCTTGATGTATATTCCAGAAAAGTATAAACCTGCCTTTTTTGATGCCAATGTATTGGCTTCGCACAAAGATATTTTTCCAACTATTTTCAATTTAGCACTGTCTGATGCCTCTTATTTTTATACAGGAGATGATCTCTTTGATCCAGCGGTAGAGCATCGCTTTGCATTGAATGATTATAGCTTTATTGCAGATGATAAAGGAGCTATTGCAATTGAAAATAATCAACCCTATTATTATACGTGGGTAGATCAAGGAAGAAGAAAGTTGAAAGTAGGGGATAATTCGTCTAGTCATGCTCTTTATTTACAGCATAAAATGCAAGCGTATACGGTGATGAAAACAGTAGAAATTTACAAGAGCATCAATCAACATCAAAAATCAAACTAG